In a single window of the Patescibacteria group bacterium genome:
- a CDS encoding anaerobic ribonucleoside-triphosphate reductase activating protein: MEIGGLQKTTLIDYPGKIAATVFLIGCNFRCPFCYSSELVLPEKIKQQPRIKEEEFFSFLKEKRGYLDGVVICGGEPTIQPDLEQFLKKIKKMNFLIKIDTNGSQPEVLKKIIDKKLIDYIAMDIKAPLREEKYNLAAGCKVNLEAIRESINLIKASGIDYEFRTTIVPTIHTFDDIIEIAKNIAPAKRYYLQNFKAEKTINPQMLQIRGFSEEEIKILIEKIKKFFEECKLR; encoded by the coding sequence ATGGAAATTGGAGGATTGCAAAAAACAACATTAATTGATTATCCAGGCAAAATTGCAGCCACGGTTTTTTTGATTGGTTGCAATTTTCGTTGCCCCTTTTGCTATTCGTCAGAATTAGTTTTGCCAGAAAAAATTAAACAACAGCCGCGGATTAAAGAGGAAGAGTTTTTTAGTTTTTTAAAAGAAAAAAGGGGATATCTTGATGGAGTGGTGATTTGCGGAGGCGAACCAACAATACAACCAGATTTAGAACAATTTCTGAAAAAAATAAAAAAGATGAATTTTTTGATAAAAATTGATACCAATGGCAGTCAGCCGGAGGTATTAAAAAAAATAATTGATAAAAAATTAATTGATTATATAGCAATGGATATTAAAGCTCCTTTACGAGAAGAAAAATATAATTTGGCGGCAGGTTGTAAAGTTAATCTTGAAGCCATTAGAGAGAGTATTAATTTAATTAAGGCATCAGGAATTGATTACGAGTTTAGAACAACCATTGTGCCAACTATTCATACTTTTGATGATATTATCGAAATTGCCAAAAACATTGCTCCTGCTAAGCGATATTATCTTCAAAATTTTAAAGCTGAAAAAACAATTAATCCTCAAATGCTTCAAATCAGAGGTTTTTCAGAAGAAGAAATTAAAATTTTAATTGAGAAAATTAAAAAGTTTTTTGAAGAATGTAAATTGCGATAA
- a CDS encoding ribonucleoside triphosphate reductase, translated as MKNNILKVQKRDGSIVDFDEKRIHDALFKALTASKQGDGKLSKKLTAKVLEFLNRRFKKDEIPHVEQIQDIVEEVLILEGLVEAAKAYILYREQRRKIREMVKVSDEAVEDVDRYLEKIDWEVYENANMTYSLQGLNHYITSHVIKKYWLNKIYPKEIREANESGDFHLHNLDTLGPYCVGWDLYDLLVKGFGGVNGKVESKPPRHFRAALGQIVNFLYTLQGEAAGAVSFSNFDTLLAPFIRYDNLNYQQVKQALQEFLFNMAVPTRVGFQTPFSNITLDLKPSPAFANTSIIIGGKPQLETYAEFEEEMKILDKALYEVYMEGDAKGRPFTFPIPTINITKDFPWDEPAFEGIFEASAKYGINYFANYIHSDMRPEDARSMCCRLRLDLRELHNRGGGGLFGSGSLTGSIGVVTINMPRIGYLSKTKKEFFERLANVMDLAKESLELKRKTIENFIEKGLYPYSRFYLSGIKEMRGKYWANHFSTIGLVGMNEALLNFIGENISSKKGQKFALEVLDFMRDRLVKYQEETGNLYNLEQTPSESTAYRLALKDKQKYSDIITAGTKEVPYYTNSTQLPANYTDDIFEALKLQDDLTCKYTGGSVMHLFLGERLPDGNAVKALVKKVFTKFKLPYITITPTFSICPVHGYISGEHFDCPLCTIKQPCEVYSRVVGYLRPVQQWNYGKRQEFKERKEFKVKLSELKIEHIKR; from the coding sequence ATGAAAAATAATATTTTAAAGGTTCAAAAACGAGATGGGTCAATAGTTGATTTTGATGAAAAAAGAATTCACGATGCCCTTTTTAAAGCGTTAACGGCGAGCAAACAAGGCGATGGGAAATTATCTAAAAAATTAACGGCGAAAGTTTTGGAATTTTTAAATCGAAGATTTAAAAAAGATGAAATTCCTCATGTTGAACAAATTCAGGATATCGTTGAGGAGGTCTTAATTTTAGAAGGATTAGTTGAAGCGGCCAAAGCTTATATTTTATATCGTGAACAAAGAAGGAAAATTCGCGAGATGGTAAAGGTTTCTGATGAAGCAGTCGAAGATGTTGATCGTTACTTAGAAAAAATTGATTGGGAGGTTTATGAAAATGCTAATATGACTTATTCTTTACAGGGACTTAATCATTACATTACCTCCCATGTTATTAAAAAATATTGGCTTAATAAAATTTATCCAAAAGAAATTCGCGAAGCTAATGAATCGGGAGATTTTCATTTGCACAATCTTGATACATTGGGCCCTTATTGTGTGGGTTGGGATTTATACGACTTATTAGTCAAAGGTTTTGGAGGAGTTAATGGTAAAGTAGAATCAAAACCACCAAGACATTTTCGCGCTGCCTTGGGGCAAATTGTAAATTTTTTGTATACGCTTCAAGGAGAAGCAGCAGGTGCAGTTTCATTTTCTAATTTTGATACACTGCTCGCTCCTTTCATTCGTTATGATAATTTAAACTATCAACAAGTAAAACAAGCCTTACAAGAATTTTTGTTTAATATGGCCGTGCCAACGCGTGTCGGTTTTCAAACTCCATTTAGTAATATCACTTTGGATTTAAAACCATCACCGGCTTTTGCGAATACCTCAATTATTATTGGAGGCAAACCTCAATTAGAAACTTATGCCGAATTTGAAGAGGAGATGAAAATTTTAGATAAGGCGCTTTATGAAGTGTATATGGAAGGTGATGCAAAAGGACGGCCATTTACCTTCCCAATTCCTACTATAAATATTACAAAGGATTTTCCATGGGATGAACCAGCTTTTGAGGGGATTTTTGAAGCATCAGCTAAATACGGCATTAATTATTTTGCTAATTATATTCATTCTGATATGCGGCCAGAGGATGCTCGGAGTATGTGTTGTCGTTTAAGATTGGATTTGCGAGAGCTTCATAATCGAGGCGGTGGGGGATTGTTTGGTAGCGGTAGTTTAACGGGTAGTATAGGCGTTGTAACCATTAATATGCCTCGCATTGGGTATCTTTCAAAAACTAAGAAAGAATTTTTTGAGAGATTGGCGAATGTGATGGATTTAGCCAAAGAGAGTTTGGAGTTAAAAAGAAAAACAATTGAGAATTTTATTGAAAAAGGACTTTATCCTTATTCTCGTTTCTATTTAAGCGGCATAAAAGAGATGCGCGGTAAGTATTGGGCTAATCATTTTTCAACTATTGGACTTGTCGGCATGAATGAAGCTCTTTTAAATTTTATTGGTGAAAATATTTCTTCGAAAAAAGGACAAAAATTTGCTTTGGAGGTTTTAGATTTTATGCGCGATCGACTGGTTAAATATCAAGAAGAAACCGGAAATCTTTATAATTTAGAACAAACTCCTTCCGAATCAACCGCTTACAGGTTAGCCTTAAAAGACAAACAAAAATATTCAGATATTATTACAGCTGGCACGAAAGAAGTTCCTTATTATACTAATTCAACTCAATTGCCGGCAAATTATACTGACGATATTTTTGAAGCATTAAAATTACAAGATGATTTAACTTGCAAATATACAGGCGGAAGCGTTATGCATCTTTTTTTGGGTGAACGATTACCAGATGGTAATGCGGTAAAGGCTTTGGTAAAGAAAGTCTTCACCAAGTTTAAATTACCTTATATTACTATTACTCCAACATTTTCTATTTGTCCGGTTCATGGTTATATTTCTGGAGAACATTTCGATTGTCCTCTATGTACAATCAAACAACCTTGTGAAGTTTATTCGCGAGTGGTTGGGTATTTGCGGCCTGTTCAGCAGTGGAATTATGGTAAACGTCAGGAATTTAAAGAGCGAAAAGAGTTTAAAGTGAAGCTTTCGGAATTAAAAATTGAGCATATAAAGAGATAA
- the rsmI gene encoding 16S rRNA (cytidine(1402)-2'-O)-methyltransferase: protein MKLYIIATPIGNLEDITLRALKILKSVDYILCEDTRHSLKLLRHYQIEKPLISYHQHSQLKKIDEIINLLKNGKNLALISDAGTPGISDPGNKLIKEVLKAIPEVEIIPIPGPSAMLSLASVSGMNTDKFIFLGFPPSKNKRKKFFEEIKNYSYPVIIYESPYRLIKTLEEIKSVMPLAKVVVGKELTKIYEKIYRGSMEQVIKEIKKDGMRGEYTIIIFNLDRKI from the coding sequence ATGAAACTTTATATTATTGCCACTCCCATTGGTAATTTAGAAGATATAACTTTGCGAGCGCTGAAAATTTTAAAATCGGTTGATTATATTTTATGTGAAGATACCAGGCATTCATTAAAGCTGCTAAGGCATTATCAGATTGAAAAGCCACTAATTTCTTATCATCAACATAGTCAATTAAAAAAAATTGATGAAATAATTAATCTTTTAAAGAATGGGAAAAATTTGGCGTTAATTTCTGATGCGGGAACGCCAGGAATTTCTGATCCGGGTAATAAATTAATAAAGGAAGTTTTAAAAGCAATTCCAGAAGTTGAAATTATTCCTATTCCCGGTCCAAGTGCCATGCTTTCGTTGGCGAGCGTGAGCGGGATGAATACAGATAAATTTATATTTTTAGGATTTCCTCCGTCTAAAAATAAAAGAAAAAAATTTTTTGAAGAGATAAAAAATTATTCTTATCCCGTTATTATTTATGAATCGCCTTATCGATTAATTAAAACTTTAGAAGAAATTAAAAGCGTTATGCCGTTAGCAAAGGTGGTAGTAGGAAAAGAATTAACAAAGATTTATGAGAAAATTTATCGGGGTTCGATGGAACAAGTAATTAAGGAAATTAAGAAAGATGGCATGAGGGGTGAGTATACCATTATTATTTTTAATCTTGACAGAAAAATTTAA
- a CDS encoding putative glycoside hydrolase: MRKKLLWIGVTAVIILAGILFAFIFKIFDINRLSFVFNTEGQIINLNEKENLRLENPPKIIKGIYLTAYTAADSKRVNELINLIKETELNAVVIDIKDYSGYILFDTQSDYLKKFGTEKIIIKNLEGLIKKLHQEGIYTIARITVFQDPVLAKNRPDLAVKSKTTKMSWKDRKGLLWLDPASVEVWNYIFVISKVATRLGFDELNFDYIRFPSDGNLDDMEFPFYDKQKPKNEVIKEFFQYLSQNLRPWGIKISADLFGLATVNDGDLGIGQALEDSLLYFDYICPMVYPSHYANGFIGYQNPAAYPYEIIKYSLETAKKRMENFKNEMLKNGENNLKFAQLRPWLQSFDLGATYDANMIKKQKQAVYDSLCPQENDCVWYNGWLLWDPKNIYIPQSLEENN, encoded by the coding sequence ATGAGAAAAAAATTATTATGGATAGGGGTTACTGCTGTTATTATTTTAGCAGGTATTTTATTTGCATTTATTTTTAAAATTTTTGATATTAATCGTCTTTCTTTTGTTTTTAATACCGAAGGGCAGATTATTAATTTAAATGAAAAGGAAAATTTACGTTTAGAGAATCCGCCAAAAATTATTAAAGGTATTTATTTAACTGCTTATACAGCTGCCGATTCAAAAAGGGTTAATGAATTGATTAATTTAATAAAAGAGACAGAATTGAATGCAGTTGTTATTGATATTAAAGATTATAGTGGTTATATTCTTTTTGATACTCAATCTGATTATTTAAAAAAGTTCGGAACAGAAAAAATTATTATTAAAAATCTCGAAGGCTTGATTAAAAAATTACATCAAGAGGGAATTTATACTATTGCAAGAATTACTGTTTTTCAAGATCCGGTTTTGGCAAAAAATAGACCAGATTTAGCAGTAAAAAGCAAAACAACAAAAATGTCATGGAAAGATAGAAAAGGATTGTTATGGCTTGACCCGGCATCGGTTGAAGTTTGGAATTATATTTTTGTTATTTCAAAAGTAGCCACGCGATTAGGGTTTGACGAATTAAATTTTGATTATATTCGCTTTCCTTCGGATGGTAATTTAGATGATATGGAATTTCCTTTTTATGATAAACAAAAACCTAAAAATGAAGTAATAAAAGAATTTTTTCAATATCTTTCACAAAACTTAAGGCCTTGGGGTATTAAAATCTCAGCGGATTTATTTGGATTGGCAACCGTGAATGATGGAGATTTAGGAATAGGACAAGCCTTGGAAGACTCTTTACTTTATTTTGACTATATTTGCCCCATGGTTTATCCATCACACTATGCTAATGGTTTTATTGGCTATCAAAATCCCGCAGCCTATCCTTATGAAATAATAAAATATTCTTTAGAAACAGCTAAAAAGCGAATGGAAAATTTCAAAAATGAAATGCTAAAAAATGGAGAAAATAATTTAAAATTTGCTCAATTAAGACCTTGGTTGCAAAGTTTTGATTTGGGTGCGACATATGATGCGAATATGATAAAAAAACAAAAACAAGCTGTTTATGATTCGCTGTGTCCTCAAGAGAATGATTGCGTTTGGTATAATGGTTGGCTTTTGTGGGACCCAAAAAATATTTATATTCCTCAGTCGCTTGAGGAAAATAACTAA
- the argS gene encoding arginine--tRNA ligase: MSEVQNKLYRFLAKYYQREEQNIKNLNEKIKNEKLNRQYIFYGDYILSQVKKQIINLLKSSFPNLEINDLLIEEPPFHIKADFCFACFDLGKQLKKSPLLLAEEIAEIININSQDLFIQSAQATAAYVNLNLKPEIYSSVLRQILEMNDKYGESDLNKDKIVLIDYSSPNIAKPIGLNHLPSTIIGQVLGNIYWQTGASVIRHNYLGDWGTNFGALLWAYLHWADEQKIKASPARELKNLYVRFFEEATQNEKLIDEAREMFKKLEEGDSKLLSLWKKIRDLSIKDFEKVYKQLGIKFDTYLGESYFLENIDKIIDEVLDKQIAKKGDDLSIIVDSLNNLPSFLLRKADGTTLYLTRDLSALKMRLEKFNADVILYVVGSEQSLHFQQLFALAERLGYLTENKKAYHVPFGLILIDGKKMATRKGSLIEMEDLLNEAVERAKSIVVKKNSSVKEKKLLKIAEIIGIGAVVYNNLRSSRLQNIDFNWERVLNFESASAPYLQYSCVRIKSILKKLELSNKEIFLPQQIIFENNLEFQLMKKLMLFPDIILRVQLENAPHYLCNYLEDIAQLFNKFYDETSIIKTTDENLRNSRIALIKSLLLVLEKSLNLLNIQVPEMM, translated from the coding sequence ATGTCTGAGGTTCAAAATAAATTGTATAGATTTCTTGCTAAATATTACCAGAGAGAAGAGCAAAATATCAAAAACCTTAATGAAAAAATTAAAAACGAAAAACTAAATCGGCAATATATTTTTTATGGCGATTATATTTTATCTCAGGTTAAAAAACAAATAATCAATTTGCTTAAAAGCAGTTTTCCTAATTTAGAGATAAATGATCTTCTAATTGAGGAGCCGCCGTTTCATATTAAAGCCGATTTTTGTTTTGCTTGTTTTGATTTAGGAAAACAACTAAAAAAATCACCCTTACTTTTAGCTGAAGAAATTGCCGAAATTATTAATATAAATTCTCAAGACCTTTTTATTCAATCTGCTCAAGCTACAGCCGCTTATGTTAACTTAAATCTAAAACCAGAAATTTATTCTAGTGTATTAAGACAAATTTTAGAAATGAATGATAAATATGGCGAAAGCGATTTAAATAAAGATAAAATAGTTTTAATTGATTATTCTTCACCAAATATTGCCAAACCCATCGGCTTGAATCATTTGCCATCAACTATTATTGGACAAGTATTGGGAAATATTTATTGGCAAACTGGTGCGAGTGTTATTAGACATAATTATTTAGGTGATTGGGGAACAAATTTCGGTGCTTTGTTATGGGCTTATTTACATTGGGCTGATGAGCAAAAAATAAAAGCCTCGCCGGCTAGAGAATTAAAAAATCTATATGTTCGTTTTTTTGAGGAGGCAACTCAGAATGAGAAATTAATAGATGAGGCAAGAGAGATGTTTAAAAAATTAGAAGAAGGAGATAGTAAATTGTTAAGCTTGTGGAAAAAAATCAGAGATTTAAGCATTAAAGATTTTGAAAAAGTTTATAAACAATTAGGGATTAAATTCGATACTTATTTGGGAGAAAGTTATTTCTTGGAAAATATAGACAAAATTATTGATGAAGTATTAGACAAACAAATTGCTAAAAAAGGCGATGATTTATCAATAATTGTAGACTCATTGAATAATTTACCCTCTTTTCTATTAAGAAAAGCAGATGGGACAACTTTATATTTAACTCGTGACTTGTCAGCTTTAAAAATGCGTTTAGAGAAATTTAATGCCGACGTTATTTTATATGTTGTAGGCAGTGAACAATCTTTACATTTTCAACAACTTTTTGCTTTAGCTGAAAGGTTGGGATATTTAACCGAGAATAAAAAAGCTTATCATGTTCCATTTGGTTTAATTTTAATTGATGGCAAAAAAATGGCGACAAGAAAAGGCAGTTTAATTGAAATGGAAGATTTATTAAATGAAGCAGTGGAAAGAGCAAAATCAATTGTTGTTAAAAAGAATTCATCAGTCAAAGAAAAAAAATTATTAAAAATTGCTGAAATAATAGGAATTGGTGCGGTTGTTTATAATAACTTACGAAGTTCACGTTTACAAAACATTGATTTTAATTGGGAGAGAGTTCTAAATTTTGAATCAGCCAGCGCGCCTTATCTCCAATATAGTTGTGTACGTATAAAGTCGATATTAAAAAAATTAGAATTATCTAATAAAGAAATATTTTTGCCGCAACAGATAATTTTTGAAAATAATTTGGAGTTTCAATTAATGAAAAAGTTAATGTTATTTCCCGATATTATTTTGCGTGTTCAATTAGAAAACGCTCCTCATTACCTTTGTAATTATTTAGAAGATATAGCTCAATTATTTAATAAATTTTATGATGAAACATCAATTATTAAAACAACTGATGAAAATTTAAGAAATTCGCGAATCGCACTTATTAAGTCACTTTTGCTGGTTTTAGAAAAAAGTTTAAATTTATTAAATATTCAAGTGCCGGAAATGATGTAA
- a CDS encoding site-2 protease family protein, with the protein MTFILIFQLLVLLFSVILHEISHGYIAYYLGDDTAKQAGRLTFNPIAHLDLWGSFLFPLFLYFLSGGAFVFGWAKPVPFNPLKLKNPKKSIGLVGLSGPLTNFLIALVFAIIFRLIHFFNIASLQPLTDFLGIIIYINILLAVFNLVPIPPLDGSRVLYSFLPVKYEHFYWNLERYGLMLVMLLVFFGFRFITPLIDIIFKILIG; encoded by the coding sequence ATGACTTTTATTTTAATTTTTCAATTGTTAGTTCTATTATTTTCAGTGATTCTTCATGAGATAAGTCATGGTTATATTGCATATTACTTGGGGGATGATACAGCGAAACAAGCAGGTCGTTTGACTTTTAATCCTATAGCTCATTTAGACCTTTGGGGATCATTTTTATTTCCTTTGTTTTTATATTTTTTAAGCGGTGGCGCTTTTGTTTTTGGGTGGGCCAAACCAGTTCCGTTTAATCCGTTAAAACTAAAAAACCCAAAAAAGAGCATTGGGCTTGTTGGTTTGTCGGGGCCTCTAACCAATTTTTTAATTGCTTTAGTTTTTGCCATAATTTTTCGTCTTATCCATTTTTTTAATATAGCTTCATTGCAGCCGCTTACAGATTTTTTAGGCATTATTATTTATATCAATATTCTTTTAGCCGTTTTTAATCTTGTACCAATACCACCGCTTGATGGTTCGCGTGTTTTATACTCATTTTTACCTGTAAAATACGAGCATTTTTACTGGAATTTAGAGCGATATGGTTTAATGTTGGTAATGCTTTTAGTTTTTTTCGGTTTTCGCTTTATTACGCCCTTAATAGATATTATTTTTAAAATTTTAATCGGCTAA
- the dnaX gene encoding DNA polymerase III subunit gamma/tau, translated as MSYLALYRRYRPKTFAELIGQKPIVQTLTNALLTKRISHAYLFCGQRGTGKTTIARLFAKSLNCENRKDNEFEPCNQCQSCIEINENRSLDLIEIDAASNRGIDEIRNLKDGIRFAPIKSKYKVFIIDEVHMLTKEAFNALLKTLEEPPTHALFILATTEPEKLPATIISRTQRFDFKKLSIADIMERLKKLSDAEKIKITPEALKEIALAAEGSLRDAESLLDQLISLGYKEIDLNVLEEILGHINFEKIAEFLNYLLQKDAKNALIFINKIYENGADLINFSRLLLKILRQILLLKINPQIENLIKDEFTPDQFIKIQQLSQSFSQNDLQKIIDLLIRIKEQIKYSPLPTLPLELIVIQYCEGSK; from the coding sequence ATGTCTTACTTGGCTTTATATCGACGCTATCGCCCAAAAACTTTTGCTGAATTAATTGGACAAAAACCGATTGTTCAAACATTAACTAATGCATTGCTAACCAAACGCATTTCACACGCTTATCTTTTTTGTGGTCAACGCGGTACAGGAAAAACAACGATTGCCCGATTATTTGCTAAATCTTTAAATTGCGAAAATCGAAAAGATAATGAGTTTGAACCATGTAATCAATGCCAATCCTGTATTGAAATCAACGAGAATCGCTCACTTGATTTAATTGAAATAGATGCTGCTTCTAATCGCGGCATTGATGAAATTAGAAATTTAAAAGACGGCATTCGTTTTGCGCCTATTAAATCAAAATACAAAGTTTTTATTATTGATGAAGTACATATGCTTACTAAAGAAGCCTTTAATGCTCTCCTTAAAACATTAGAAGAACCACCAACTCATGCTCTTTTTATTTTAGCCACCACCGAACCAGAAAAATTACCTGCAACAATTATTTCTCGCACTCAGCGATTTGATTTTAAAAAATTGTCCATCGCCGACATAATGGAACGCCTTAAAAAATTAAGCGATGCTGAAAAAATTAAAATTACTCCCGAAGCGCTTAAAGAAATTGCTTTGGCCGCCGAAGGCAGTTTGCGTGATGCTGAATCCTTGCTTGACCAACTTATTAGTCTTGGCTACAAAGAAATTGATTTAAATGTTTTGGAAGAAATTCTTGGTCATATTAATTTTGAAAAAATTGCCGAATTTCTTAATTATCTTTTACAAAAAGATGCTAAAAACGCTCTAATTTTCATTAATAAAATTTATGAAAATGGTGCTGATTTAATTAATTTTAGTCGCTTGTTATTAAAAATCTTACGTCAAATCCTTTTATTAAAAATTAATCCACAGATAGAAAATCTTATAAAAGATGAATTTACGCCCGATCAGTTTATTAAAATTCAACAATTAAGCCAAAGTTTTTCTCAAAACGATCTTCAAAAAATCATTGATTTATTAATCAGAATTAAAGAACAAATTAAATATTCGCCTCTTCCTACCCTTCCTTTGGAATTAATTGTTATTCAATATTGTGAAGGGTCGAAATAA